One Kitasatospora sp. NBC_01287 DNA window includes the following coding sequences:
- a CDS encoding PLP-dependent aminotransferase family protein: protein MSNDWSSGWSDSRLDLHIELDAAGGRRAGLESALRAAIREGRLPAGTLLPSTRGLARDLGLSRGTVSAAYDQLVEEGHLTTRPGSGTTVAEVPQQGPSPARPAPAPPAPRHDLRPGLPDVSAFPARAWLAATRRVLAHARPEVFGAGDPQGRIELRSALADYLGRTRGVITTPDRIVITSGYYQGLGLLSGVLAAAGTRSVAVEDPGHNLFRGVVQRAGLTTLALPVDALGARVEALTQDTGAVFLTPSHQYPTGVPLHPGRRRTLRGWARATGGLIVEDDYDGEYRYDRQPVGALQGIAPEWTVYCGTASKTLGPALRLAWLALPHHLVRPVVRAKQDADLYTETLGQLVLADLISTHAYDRHIRAARLRYRRRRQLLLDRVAAVPGLDAHGVPAGLHTLLTLPAEGPTEQQLLAGCAQHGLAVRGLTELHHDPADRPQGLLIGFAAPSERAYPAALDTLLTALTSDRRGPAPAAAQSESSQSSR, encoded by the coding sequence ATGTCGAATGATTGGTCCAGTGGTTGGTCCGATTCCCGGCTCGACCTGCACATCGAGCTCGATGCCGCGGGCGGGCGTCGCGCCGGGCTGGAATCCGCGCTCCGGGCGGCGATCCGCGAGGGTCGCCTGCCGGCCGGCACGCTCCTGCCGTCCACTCGCGGGCTGGCCCGGGACCTCGGACTCTCGCGGGGCACGGTCAGCGCCGCCTACGACCAGCTGGTCGAAGAGGGCCACCTGACCACCCGGCCGGGGTCGGGCACCACCGTGGCCGAGGTGCCGCAGCAGGGCCCGAGCCCTGCCCGCCCCGCACCCGCGCCGCCGGCTCCCCGTCATGATCTGCGCCCCGGGCTTCCCGACGTCAGCGCCTTCCCCGCCCGGGCCTGGCTCGCCGCCACGCGCAGGGTCCTGGCCCACGCCCGCCCCGAGGTCTTCGGCGCCGGGGACCCGCAGGGCCGGATCGAGCTGCGCAGCGCGCTCGCCGACTACCTGGGTCGCACCCGGGGCGTGATCACGACACCTGACCGGATCGTGATCACCTCCGGCTACTACCAGGGGCTGGGCCTGCTCAGCGGTGTGCTGGCGGCTGCCGGCACCCGCAGCGTTGCCGTGGAGGACCCGGGGCACAACCTCTTCCGTGGCGTCGTCCAGCGTGCGGGGCTCACCACCCTCGCCCTGCCGGTCGACGCCCTCGGCGCCCGGGTGGAGGCGCTGACCCAGGACACGGGGGCCGTGTTCCTCACCCCCTCGCACCAGTACCCGACGGGCGTCCCGCTGCATCCCGGCCGCCGCCGGACGCTGCGCGGCTGGGCGCGCGCCACGGGCGGCCTGATCGTCGAGGACGACTACGACGGCGAGTACCGCTACGACCGCCAACCCGTCGGTGCCCTCCAAGGCATCGCCCCGGAGTGGACCGTGTACTGCGGCACCGCGTCCAAGACCCTCGGCCCCGCGCTCCGCCTGGCCTGGCTGGCGCTGCCGCACCACCTGGTGCGACCGGTGGTGCGGGCCAAGCAGGACGCCGACCTGTACACCGAGACCCTGGGCCAGCTCGTCCTGGCCGATCTGATCAGCACGCACGCCTACGACCGCCACATCCGCGCCGCCCGTTTGCGCTACCGCCGCCGTCGCCAACTCCTGCTCGACCGGGTGGCCGCCGTCCCCGGGCTGGACGCCCACGGGGTCCCGGCCGGTCTGCACACCCTCCTCACCCTGCCCGCCGAGGGCCCCACCGAGCAGCAACTGCTGGCCGGTTGCGCCCAACACGGGCTCGCCGTGCGAGGCCTCACCGAACTCCACCACGACCCCGCCGACCGCCCGCAGGGCCTGCTGATCGGCTTCGCCGCCCCGTCCGAACGTGCCTACCCGGCCGCCCTCGACACCCTGCTCACAGCACTGACCTCGGACCGGCGAGGCCCCGCTCCAGCAGCCGCTCAGTCCGAGAGCTCCCAGAGCAGCCGGTAG
- a CDS encoding NAD(P)-dependent oxidoreductase → MERIAVIGLGAMGAPIAHRLLGQGCQVTGWNRSPRRAAALREAGGAVGVSPADAVRGAEAVLVMVTGPQALLAVTEGEHGIAAGIDPGAVVVQMSTVSPSSLTRLAQALPAGTGLLDAPVLGSVAEAASGALRILAGGPPELVERCLPLLTRLGSPLRVGELGAGTAAKLVANNALFGVLGVLGESLALGGALGLSWEVLHEVLGVTPLAEQAARRRPVIEADDYPARFALALARKDADLVADAVGDAGLTLGLTAASRDWLAAAEGAGRADQDYTAVLAAILHAAGKEPRR, encoded by the coding sequence GTGGAACGGATCGCCGTCATCGGGCTCGGCGCGATGGGCGCGCCGATCGCCCACCGGTTGCTGGGCCAGGGCTGCCAGGTCACCGGCTGGAACCGCTCACCGCGGCGAGCGGCGGCGTTGCGCGAGGCGGGCGGTGCGGTCGGGGTGAGCCCGGCGGACGCGGTGCGCGGGGCCGAGGCGGTGCTCGTGATGGTGACCGGCCCGCAGGCGCTGCTGGCGGTGACCGAGGGCGAGCACGGGATCGCCGCCGGAATCGACCCCGGGGCGGTGGTCGTGCAGATGTCGACGGTGTCCCCCTCGTCGCTGACCCGCCTCGCCCAGGCGCTGCCTGCGGGGACGGGGCTGCTGGACGCACCGGTGCTCGGCAGCGTCGCCGAGGCCGCGTCAGGGGCGCTGCGGATCCTGGCGGGTGGCCCGCCGGAGCTGGTCGAGCGGTGCCTGCCGCTGCTGACGCGGTTGGGTTCGCCGCTGCGGGTCGGGGAGTTGGGGGCCGGCACCGCGGCGAAGCTCGTCGCCAACAACGCCCTCTTCGGGGTGCTGGGCGTGCTGGGTGAATCCCTCGCGCTGGGCGGCGCGTTGGGGCTGTCCTGGGAGGTGCTGCACGAGGTGCTGGGCGTGACGCCGCTGGCGGAGCAGGCCGCGCGCCGACGCCCCGTGATCGAGGCCGACGACTATCCGGCGCGCTTCGCGCTCGCCCTGGCCCGCAAGGACGCCGACCTGGTGGCCGACGCGGTCGGCGACGCCGGGCTCACGCTCGGCCTCACCGCCGCCTCCCGGGACTGGCTCGCCGCCGCCGAGGGCGCGGGGCGCGCCGACCAGGACTACACGGCCGTGCTCGCCGCCATCCTGCACGCGGCCGGGAAGGAGCCCCGGCGGTGA
- a CDS encoding metallophosphoesterase → MIVIAHLSDTHLDGGQRGIERTRAVMDHLEGLPHDLDAVLVTGDIADHGLPAEYESARRLLTSRHPVMLCPGNHDERAAFRQYLLGEPASAAPINQVRQTAGVVIALCDSSVPGRDEGCLEDETLAWLAAVLAQSPPEVPVLVGFHHPPAPLHIPFVDGIRQFGAERLGALTDRHPNLAAFLCGHAHTAAATTFAGRPLRVAPGVVSTLRLPWEHRAHPEDHVHLDQPPALAFHVLDDEGRLTTHYRWVNA, encoded by the coding sequence GTGATCGTGATCGCCCACCTCAGCGACACCCACCTCGACGGCGGGCAGCGCGGCATCGAGCGCACCCGGGCCGTCATGGACCATCTCGAAGGCCTCCCCCACGACTTGGACGCGGTGCTGGTCACCGGAGACATCGCCGACCACGGGCTACCGGCCGAGTACGAGTCGGCCCGTCGGCTGCTGACCTCCCGGCATCCGGTGATGCTCTGCCCCGGGAACCATGACGAGCGCGCCGCCTTCCGGCAGTACCTGCTCGGAGAGCCGGCTTCGGCGGCACCGATCAACCAGGTCCGCCAGACGGCCGGCGTCGTCATCGCCCTGTGCGACTCCTCGGTGCCGGGCAGGGACGAGGGCTGCCTGGAGGACGAGACGCTGGCCTGGCTGGCGGCCGTCCTGGCCCAGTCCCCGCCCGAGGTGCCCGTCCTGGTCGGCTTCCACCACCCGCCGGCCCCGCTGCACATCCCCTTCGTCGACGGCATCCGCCAGTTCGGCGCGGAGCGGCTCGGCGCGCTGACGGACCGCCACCCCAACCTCGCGGCCTTCCTGTGCGGACACGCCCACACCGCGGCGGCGACCACCTTCGCCGGACGCCCGCTGCGGGTGGCGCCAGGAGTCGTGTCCACGCTCCGACTCCCCTGGGAGCACCGGGCCCACCCCGAGGACCACGTCCACCTCGACCAGCCGCCCGCGCTCGCCTTCCACGTCCTGGACGACGAGGGGCGGCTCACCACCCACTACCGCTGGGTCAACGCCTGA
- a CDS encoding oxidoreductase: MTGSSAATCPAPLPAVAAGSWRLGDLELTRIGYGAMRLAGPGVWGPPPDRAAALAVLRAAVEAGITHLDTSDYYGPHVVNDLIREALHPYPDQLRIATKVGARRTPDHAWPAAVSRAELVQAVHDNLRRLDLPVLDLVNLRMTGTRATADIIEPFTVLAELREQGLIRHLGVSNVSAEQLAAAQEIAPVAAVQNRYNVADRVDDALVDRCAEQGVAYVPFYPLGGLRPLQVDALDEVARAQGITGHQAALAWLLHRSPTVLLIPGTASLAHLRENIAAATIELPDHALRTLDAIADN; this comes from the coding sequence ATGACCGGCTCATCCGCCGCGACGTGCCCAGCGCCCCTCCCCGCGGTCGCGGCCGGCAGTTGGCGGCTCGGCGACCTGGAGCTCACCCGGATCGGCTACGGCGCGATGCGGCTCGCGGGCCCGGGGGTCTGGGGGCCGCCGCCGGACCGGGCCGCCGCCCTCGCCGTCCTGCGCGCCGCCGTCGAGGCGGGGATCACCCACCTCGACACCAGTGACTACTACGGCCCGCACGTGGTCAACGACCTCATCCGCGAGGCCCTGCACCCCTATCCCGACCAGTTGCGCATCGCCACCAAGGTCGGTGCCCGCCGCACCCCGGACCACGCCTGGCCCGCCGCCGTCTCGCGCGCGGAGCTGGTGCAGGCCGTCCACGACAACCTCCGGCGGCTGGACCTGCCCGTGCTCGACCTGGTCAACCTCCGGATGACCGGCACCCGGGCCACCGCCGACATCATCGAGCCCTTCACCGTGCTCGCCGAACTGCGCGAGCAGGGCCTGATCCGCCACCTGGGGGTCAGCAACGTCAGCGCGGAGCAGCTCGCGGCCGCGCAGGAGATCGCCCCGGTGGCCGCCGTGCAGAACCGCTACAACGTCGCCGACCGCGTGGACGATGCCCTCGTCGACCGGTGCGCCGAGCAGGGCGTCGCCTACGTGCCGTTCTACCCGCTGGGCGGCCTGCGCCCGTTGCAGGTCGACGCCCTGGACGAGGTCGCCCGCGCGCAGGGCATCACCGGCCACCAGGCCGCGCTGGCCTGGCTGCTGCACCGCTCCCCGACGGTGCTGCTCATCCCCGGCACCGCCTCCCTCGCACATCTGCGCGAGAACATCGCGGCCGCCACCATCGAGCTGCCCGACCACGCGCTGCGCACCCTGGACGCGATCGCCGACAACTGA
- a CDS encoding helix-turn-helix domain-containing protein, with the protein MPAELAFSASDLALVRFAVSPMWEVGTSFKLLFSGAAHPVHRPWAEQVRPRVVAAGLEHGWLAELVPRSGYVPDFLNPAPVSPAPTLAQELAVITTTPTDRIRADLDRLRHEQGSLGPRARSLHAAPPSRPGPPAGRTPMARLAEEIETYWELALAPFWARLRAVLDAEVFQRARQVAEYGTGHLLNDLHPSVSWDDNALRLASRRRALSRRTAGAGLLLIPSAFTGEHLLTRVTHPEPPQLAYQARGIGSLWQTRPAPRTAAVAAVLGRSRTRLLTELESPASTTDLAHRTGLSPATVSQCLTALRDAGLVSTHRAGRSLLYARTAAADCLLAAAGPSHPTTVLA; encoded by the coding sequence GTGCCGGCGGAACTGGCGTTCTCGGCGAGCGACCTGGCCCTGGTGCGGTTCGCCGTCTCGCCGATGTGGGAGGTCGGGACCAGCTTCAAACTGCTCTTCTCCGGTGCCGCGCACCCGGTGCACCGGCCCTGGGCCGAGCAGGTCAGGCCCCGGGTGGTCGCCGCCGGCCTGGAACACGGCTGGCTGGCCGAGTTGGTGCCGCGGTCGGGCTACGTTCCCGACTTCCTCAACCCGGCACCCGTCTCACCGGCTCCCACGCTGGCGCAGGAACTGGCCGTGATCACGACCACGCCCACCGACCGGATCCGCGCGGACCTCGACCGGCTGCGCCACGAGCAGGGGAGCCTCGGCCCCCGGGCGCGGTCGCTGCACGCCGCGCCGCCGTCCCGCCCCGGGCCGCCGGCCGGGCGGACCCCCATGGCGCGGCTCGCGGAAGAGATCGAGACGTACTGGGAGTTGGCGCTCGCCCCGTTCTGGGCGCGGCTGCGCGCGGTGCTCGACGCCGAGGTCTTCCAGCGGGCCAGGCAGGTCGCCGAATACGGCACCGGCCACCTGCTCAACGACCTGCACCCCTCGGTCAGCTGGGACGACAACGCGCTGCGGCTGGCCAGCCGGCGGCGCGCCCTGAGCCGCCGCACGGCCGGCGCCGGTCTGCTGCTGATCCCCTCGGCCTTCACCGGAGAGCACCTGCTCACCCGCGTGACCCACCCCGAGCCGCCCCAACTCGCCTACCAGGCGCGCGGGATCGGCTCACTGTGGCAGACCCGGCCCGCCCCCAGGACGGCGGCCGTCGCCGCCGTCCTGGGCCGCTCGCGCACCCGGCTGCTGACCGAGCTGGAGAGCCCGGCCTCCACCACCGACCTCGCCCACCGCACCGGCCTCTCCCCCGCCACGGTGTCCCAGTGCCTCACCGCCCTGCGCGACGCGGGCCTGGTCAGCACCCACCGGGCCGGCCGCTCCCTGCTCTACGCCCGGACCGCGGCCGCCGACTGCCTGCTCGCCGCGGCCGGTCCGAGCCACCCGACCACCGTCCTGGCATGA
- a CDS encoding VOC family protein, with the protein MERVLGIGGYFLRAADPVALGAWYRDCLGLDADENGLWQQGAGVTVFATFPSDTDYFGSRAQQAMLNFRVRDLDAMLAQLRAKGADVAAGTQDMDGIGRFGWVTDPEGNRVELWQPA; encoded by the coding sequence ATGGAACGCGTGCTCGGCATCGGTGGATACTTCCTGCGCGCCGCCGACCCGGTCGCCCTGGGCGCTTGGTACCGCGACTGCCTGGGCCTGGACGCCGATGAGAACGGCCTGTGGCAGCAGGGCGCCGGGGTGACGGTGTTCGCGACGTTCCCGTCCGACACCGACTACTTCGGCTCCCGCGCCCAGCAGGCCATGCTCAATTTCCGGGTCCGCGACCTGGACGCGATGCTCGCGCAGTTGCGCGCCAAGGGAGCGGACGTGGCCGCGGGGACGCAGGACATGGACGGCATCGGACGATTCGGCTGGGTCACCGATCCGGAGGGCAACCGGGTCGAACTGTGGCAGCCCGCCTGA
- a CDS encoding NADP-dependent oxidoreductase has translation MKAITYRGYGGPDVLEYGDVPEPKLGADSVLVKVRAASVNPVDWKIQAGYLDSAMDAVFPVIPGWDVAGVVERVGVGVTEFAPGDEVIGYVREDMVGRGTFAEYVAAPVRTLARKPRTLGFEQAAGLPLAGLTAYQALTGALALRPGDTVLVHAAAGGVGSLAVQIARALGARVIGTAGERNHDYLRALGAEPVSYGEGLADRVRALAPQGVDAVLDLIGGDALHASPALLATGGRLASIADGSVLALGGRYVFVRPDTADLTALAELAEEGRLRVEVAAAFPLHRAADAQRLNAEGHTRGKIVVTVP, from the coding sequence ATGAAGGCCATCACCTACCGCGGCTACGGCGGACCCGACGTCCTGGAGTACGGCGACGTCCCCGAGCCCAAGCTGGGCGCCGACTCGGTGCTGGTCAAGGTTCGCGCGGCCTCCGTCAACCCGGTCGACTGGAAGATCCAGGCCGGCTACCTCGACAGCGCGATGGACGCCGTCTTCCCGGTCATCCCCGGCTGGGACGTGGCCGGCGTGGTCGAGCGGGTGGGCGTCGGCGTCACCGAGTTCGCGCCCGGTGACGAGGTCATCGGCTACGTCCGCGAGGACATGGTGGGCCGCGGCACCTTCGCCGAGTACGTCGCGGCCCCGGTGCGCACCCTGGCCCGCAAGCCCCGCACCCTCGGCTTCGAGCAGGCCGCCGGCCTGCCGCTGGCGGGCCTCACCGCCTACCAGGCCCTCACCGGCGCGCTGGCGCTGCGGCCGGGCGACACCGTCCTGGTGCACGCCGCGGCCGGCGGTGTCGGCTCGCTCGCCGTCCAGATCGCCCGCGCCCTCGGCGCCCGGGTGATCGGCACCGCGGGCGAGCGCAACCACGACTACCTGCGCGCCCTGGGCGCCGAGCCCGTCAGCTACGGCGAGGGCCTGGCCGACCGGGTCCGCGCCCTCGCGCCGCAGGGCGTGGACGCCGTGCTCGACCTGATCGGCGGCGACGCGCTGCACGCCTCCCCGGCCCTGCTGGCCACCGGCGGCCGGCTCGCCTCGATCGCGGACGGCTCGGTGCTCGCCCTCGGCGGCCGCTACGTCTTCGTGCGCCCCGACACGGCCGACCTGACCGCGCTCGCCGAGCTGGCCGAGGAGGGCCGGCTGCGGGTGGAGGTCGCCGCCGCCTTCCCGCTGCACCGGGCCGCCGACGCCCAGCGCCTGAACGCCGAGGGCCACACCCGCGGCAAGATCGTCGTCACCGTCCCGTAG
- a CDS encoding MarR family winged helix-turn-helix transcriptional regulator, which yields MTRLTHSAPPAAAAAVAAPATPTTPTPAPTPAPTPADLMERLARAADGYYHCFGLIAAQHELTPMQGKVLVLVRQPMPMRALAGLLGCDASNVTGLVDRLEARSLVRRAPDPTDRRIKTVRLTDRGEAVVREIDTRMLDHLPGLERLGEEGRRALLDLLDRALPGVQPG from the coding sequence ATGACCCGGCTCACACACTCCGCGCCGCCCGCGGCGGCGGCTGCGGTCGCAGCGCCCGCCACACCCACCACGCCCACGCCCGCACCCACCCCCGCACCCACCCCCGCCGACCTCATGGAGCGGCTGGCCCGGGCGGCCGACGGCTACTACCACTGCTTCGGCCTCATCGCCGCGCAGCACGAGCTCACGCCCATGCAGGGCAAGGTCCTGGTGCTGGTCCGGCAGCCGATGCCGATGCGCGCCCTGGCCGGCCTGCTCGGCTGCGACGCATCCAACGTGACCGGCCTGGTCGACCGCCTGGAGGCCCGCTCACTGGTGCGCCGCGCCCCCGACCCCACCGACCGGCGGATCAAGACCGTGCGGCTCACCGACCGGGGCGAGGCGGTGGTGCGGGAGATCGACACCCGGATGCTCGACCACCTCCCGGGCCTGGAGCGGCTGGGCGAGGAAGGCCGCCGCGCCCTGCTCGACCTGCTGGACCGGGCGCTGCCCGGGGTTCAGCCAGGGTGA
- a CDS encoding ADP-ribosylglycohydrolase family protein, with translation MTTSDPSSNGPTRPFDRSASEHSPFDRSPFDHSAFDHRAAARDSLRGLATGDAFGAQFFVPANLPALRERRLPPAPWPWTDDTEMAGSVFAALRDRGTVNSYELAHSFAEHHDFDRGYGASTNRMLRLVRGRGDFRKLAAEAFDGKGSWGNGAAMRVAPLGAWFAVDPAEAAWQAARSAEVTHTHPEAVAGAIAVAVAAGWAARSRGERAGGEGADGERAADGERPSDADLFAADLFASVLASTPPSKVREGIAEARALLGQEASLVAQVLGNGRHVSAVDTVPFALWCAATHLADYRQALWTTAGQGGDVDTTCAIVGGIVAAHVGTEGIPADWRAATEELPQWMAADRLGADLGPADFPRHRPMERPEPIPVTGQEWTAGQWQRIRHGVSSRAMEERWEAHLTTDGTQLEIFRNSVDTPWYAVELTRTAGGARPTRAWVDGPHRHRRGGDEVETAYLEFLLDLLFGHDHRADLWERYERFITPS, from the coding sequence ATGACCACCAGCGACCCGTCGAGCAACGGACCCACCCGCCCCTTCGACCGCAGTGCCTCCGAGCACAGCCCCTTCGACCGCAGCCCCTTCGACCACAGCGCCTTCGACCACCGCGCCGCCGCCCGCGACTCACTGCGCGGCCTCGCCACCGGCGACGCCTTCGGCGCCCAGTTCTTCGTCCCGGCCAACCTCCCCGCGCTGCGCGAGCGGCGACTGCCGCCGGCACCCTGGCCCTGGACCGACGACACCGAGATGGCCGGCTCCGTCTTCGCCGCCCTGCGCGACCGCGGCACCGTCAACAGCTATGAACTGGCCCACTCCTTCGCCGAGCACCACGACTTCGACCGCGGGTACGGCGCCTCGACCAACCGCATGCTGCGCCTGGTCCGGGGGCGCGGCGACTTCCGCAAGCTCGCCGCCGAGGCCTTCGACGGCAAGGGCTCCTGGGGCAACGGCGCGGCGATGCGGGTGGCTCCGCTGGGCGCCTGGTTCGCCGTCGACCCGGCCGAGGCCGCCTGGCAGGCGGCCAGGTCCGCCGAGGTGACGCACACGCACCCGGAGGCGGTGGCCGGCGCGATCGCCGTGGCCGTCGCCGCCGGTTGGGCGGCGCGGTCGCGCGGTGAACGGGCCGGCGGGGAAGGGGCCGATGGTGAACGGGCTGCCGATGGTGAACGGCCCAGCGACGCCGACCTGTTCGCCGCCGACCTGTTCGCCTCCGTGCTGGCGTCGACGCCGCCGAGCAAAGTCCGCGAAGGCATCGCCGAGGCCCGCGCGCTGCTCGGCCAGGAGGCCTCGCTGGTGGCCCAGGTGCTCGGCAACGGCCGCCACGTCAGCGCCGTCGACACCGTCCCGTTCGCCCTGTGGTGCGCGGCGACGCACCTGGCCGACTACCGGCAGGCGCTGTGGACCACGGCGGGCCAGGGCGGCGATGTCGACACCACCTGCGCCATCGTCGGTGGCATCGTCGCGGCCCACGTCGGCACCGAGGGCATCCCGGCCGACTGGCGGGCGGCGACCGAGGAACTGCCGCAGTGGATGGCCGCGGACCGGCTCGGCGCGGATCTCGGGCCGGCCGACTTCCCGCGCCATCGGCCGATGGAGCGACCCGAGCCCATCCCGGTGACCGGCCAGGAGTGGACGGCCGGGCAGTGGCAGCGGATCCGGCACGGCGTCAGCTCCCGTGCCATGGAGGAGCGTTGGGAGGCCCACCTCACCACGGACGGCACCCAGCTGGAGATCTTCCGCAACTCCGTCGACACCCCGTGGTACGCCGTCGAGCTCACCCGCACGGCCGGCGGCGCCCGCCCGACGCGCGCCTGGGTGGACGGCCCGCACCGCCACCGCCGCGGCGGGGACGAGGTCGAGACCGCGTACCTGGAGTTCCTGCTCGACCTGCTCTTCGGCCACGACCACCGCGCCGACCTCTGGGAGCGCTACGAGCGGTTCATCACGCCGAGCTGA
- a CDS encoding S53 family peptidase: MLSTPTARVRQIALALTGTAALALTALATAGPAGATASTVYSKGGTSWVRSCATLANGDNMACNALRVTSVAQHISPLGVTPNAAPSGYGPSDLRSAYNLPANGGAGQTVAIVDAYNDPNAASDLAVYRAQFGLPACTVANGCFKQVSQTGSTTSLPTNDSGWAGEESLDLDMVSAIAPNAHIILVEAKSATTANLGTSVNEAVKLGAKFVSNSYGGGESSSDTSYDTKYYNHPGVAITASSGDSGYGVEYPAASKYVTAVGGTALSKASNARGWTESVWSTSSSEGAGSGCSAYDAKPTWQKDTGCAKRTVADVSAVADPATGVAVYQTYGASGWQVYGGTSVASPIIASVYADAGAPSAAIPAADAYAHTSALNDVTSGKTASCSPAYLCTAEVGYDGPTGLGTPNGLAAFTG; the protein is encoded by the coding sequence TTGCTCAGCACCCCCACCGCCCGGGTCCGCCAGATCGCCCTCGCGCTGACCGGCACCGCCGCCCTCGCGCTCACGGCGCTCGCCACCGCCGGCCCGGCAGGCGCCACCGCCTCGACCGTCTACAGCAAGGGCGGCACGTCCTGGGTGCGCTCCTGCGCGACCCTGGCCAACGGCGACAACATGGCGTGCAACGCGCTCCGGGTGACCAGCGTGGCGCAGCACATCAGCCCGCTGGGCGTCACCCCGAACGCGGCGCCGTCCGGCTACGGCCCCAGCGACCTGCGCAGTGCCTACAACCTGCCCGCCAACGGCGGCGCCGGCCAGACGGTGGCCATCGTGGACGCCTACAACGACCCCAACGCGGCGTCGGACCTGGCCGTCTACCGCGCGCAGTTCGGCCTGCCCGCCTGCACCGTCGCCAACGGCTGCTTCAAGCAGGTCAGCCAGACCGGCAGTACCACCAGCCTGCCGACCAACGACTCGGGTTGGGCCGGCGAGGAGTCGCTGGACCTGGACATGGTCTCGGCCATCGCGCCGAACGCGCACATCATCCTGGTCGAGGCCAAGTCCGCGACCACCGCCAACCTCGGCACCTCGGTCAACGAGGCCGTCAAGCTGGGCGCGAAGTTCGTCTCCAACAGCTACGGCGGCGGCGAGTCCTCCTCGGACACCAGCTACGACACCAAGTACTACAACCACCCGGGCGTGGCGATCACCGCCTCCTCCGGTGACAGCGGCTACGGCGTCGAGTACCCGGCGGCCTCCAAGTACGTCACCGCCGTCGGCGGCACCGCGCTGAGCAAGGCCTCCAACGCGCGCGGCTGGACCGAGTCGGTCTGGTCCACCTCCAGCTCCGAGGGCGCCGGCTCCGGTTGCTCGGCCTACGACGCCAAGCCGACCTGGCAGAAGGACACCGGCTGCGCCAAGCGCACCGTCGCCGACGTCTCGGCGGTCGCCGACCCGGCCACCGGTGTCGCGGTCTACCAGACCTACGGCGCCTCCGGCTGGCAGGTCTACGGCGGCACCAGCGTCGCCTCGCCGATCATCGCCTCGGTCTACGCCGACGCGGGCGCCCCGAGCGCGGCGATCCCGGCCGCCGACGCCTACGCCCACACCTCGGCGCTGAACGACGTGACCAGCGGCAAGACCGCCAGCTGCAGCCCGGCGTACCTCTGCACCGCCGAGGTGGGCTACGACGGCCCGACCGGCCTCGGCACCCCGAACGGCCTGGCGGCCTTCACCGGCTGA
- a CDS encoding GNAT family N-acetyltransferase, with product MTAFRAAFARRQAAELVELPGAFAVRDPDFSRSQEHNQLIVESLDADPAALPGLAVRGLGARRQYRITVLDEALGARATPVLAAVGYERDTELVLARETAGCALPECAAHQVEPAELRAAVFRQQLEWTPDEDLARQLTERRTARLRGAEQVLFLAARTPDGEIAAWADLYLDSTAGLAQLEDLVTATPHRGQGHADTLLATGLALAAAAGIPQLFLTADVNDWPREWYARRGFTELGRSHSFLHR from the coding sequence GTGACAGCCTTCCGTGCCGCCTTCGCCCGCCGCCAAGCCGCGGAACTCGTCGAGCTGCCCGGGGCCTTCGCGGTTCGCGACCCGGACTTCTCCCGCTCCCAGGAGCACAACCAACTGATCGTCGAGTCCCTGGACGCCGACCCGGCAGCACTGCCCGGGCTGGCCGTGCGGGGCCTCGGGGCGCGTCGTCAGTACCGGATCACGGTGCTCGACGAGGCGCTCGGCGCGCGAGCCACCCCGGTACTGGCGGCAGTCGGCTACGAACGGGACACCGAGCTGGTACTGGCCCGGGAGACAGCCGGCTGTGCGCTGCCCGAATGCGCCGCGCACCAGGTCGAGCCGGCCGAACTGCGAGCGGCGGTGTTCCGCCAGCAACTGGAATGGACCCCGGACGAGGACCTCGCCCGGCAGCTCACCGAGCGCCGCACCGCGCGGCTGCGCGGCGCCGAGCAGGTGCTCTTCCTGGCCGCCCGGACGCCGGACGGCGAGATCGCGGCCTGGGCCGACCTCTACCTCGACTCCACCGCCGGGCTGGCCCAGTTGGAGGACCTGGTCACCGCCACGCCGCACCGTGGGCAGGGCCACGCCGACACCCTGCTCGCGACCGGCCTGGCGCTGGCCGCCGCTGCCGGAATCCCGCAGCTCTTCCTCACCGCGGACGTGAACGACTGGCCGCGCGAGTGGTACGCCCGCCGCGGCTTCACCGAGCTCGGCCGCAGCCACTCCTTCCTCCACCGCTGA